The Epinephelus lanceolatus isolate andai-2023 chromosome 17, ASM4190304v1, whole genome shotgun sequence region CTACAAATCATTCTGGCCCTATGAAAAAGATGGTAAAAGAAGACAATAAATGCGTACTTGCAGTACTGGCTGACCAGCGTCTTCAGTGCAGGGAGTCTGATGGTGGGCGTGCAGAGGCGGCGGGTTACATCTACGTGATAGACTGtattaaaataatggacataggcactgtgacatcacccactggtttgtgaacTCCTGTTTTGGAgactcaagtttggcattttggctgctttCATCTTGAATTTTTGGGGCCAGAAAGGACCATATTTGGACCAGAGGGTGGAGCTAGTTTGACTATAACTTAAGTCGAGCTTGAGGACATTATtggcagacagtctgtcactcaaagtggccccaCCTTTAAATATACGGAACTTTCTGCCTtagtaaaatgtaaacgggtgagttattaaaaaaaacaaaaccctaatacagttgtcatgaatgtttaaatcagcgatagagaccaaaactgtttttgtaagaGGCTATAAATGTACTTATTTCCGCTGTAAAGctgaacattttaacatgggtttTAACGACTCATGTTTGgtaccagcctcaagtggccattagtggaactgcagtttttcgcACATCTGCCtctgcttaatttttcagcccggGAATTTGCTTCTTGGTCTATATTTGCAAGTCTAAACTTATGCTACTTTTTCTTCCTTTAGGTGGAGCTAATTGACGTGTGGAACAGATATCCCAATAAACACAGAGCTccattgtgtggaaatgctgcAGCCCGCTGAACAAGAAATTTGTAACATAAGCCATGAGGTGCCTCACATCCCAAAAAGATTTCCCATGCTGCAGGAAAGATCTCCAAACACTGAGCATTACGGCCACAGCGGAAACACTCATGAAGCTGAATCATGTTGTTGCTGTTAAGATAAACGGCAGCAAAACAGACATTTACAGCAATGTCACACACTCAGACCTAAACTTTGCATGTTCGCATGTGAGATCCTGTGAGGTTACATCATCCTGAGATGACATGATGCTTTCTGGCTTTGCAGCACAGCCCGAGAgctatcaaagaaaaaaaaaacaagaaacattTCTTTAAAGCCTCTAAACTGTGAAGAACAGGGCAGAAATGACCAGTCCATTTACACTTCGACTTCTTTCGTCACCTGCCTCTGGTAAACATTTCCTCCTACTGTCGGGAGCCATTACAGAGCAGAGCTGTGGAAACTCACAGCTGGATGACTGAGAAGTCTGCTAATGGTGTGAAACATGACTACATGGCTGAAATGGGAACTTTCAGACATCACACAACTGACCTGCAGTCCATTAGCAGTAGCCAATGTGACCTACTTTCACTAAAACCGTGAAGGCTGGCAGAACAGGAATTAAAGGTGTAATATTACATTAAATCTGAAAGCTATAATAATGAAATGTTTGTATGTTCATCCATGTTGCTATAAACATATCTGTACCTCAGAGAATGTGTGCAGTCAGCAGTACGGAGGTGGTAATCACAGACAACACGGTGGAGTCAAAACCTGGGCTTCATTTTGTATTTCAGATAAACTGATTGTATCAATTGTTTTGTACCAAATCATCTTGTACTGAAGCAAAGCCTGGGTTCACTGCTGACTAATCTTTTCAAGACAAGGCTGgaaatattcagtatttttgttcttgtcaacaaatcccattacAAAAATTCTCGACTTCCCTATCCTGTCTGTGCACTCTGTCCCAAGCAAGCGgaaacctccagggctgaaaaatgaagacagAAGTGTCAGAAACCACAGTTCCTCAcatggccacttgagactgaCACTAAAAGCAAGTCAGCTGCCATAAACCTTCATGCTGAAATtcccaaatttacagcagaaataagcaTGTTTACAGCACTGTACAAAAACTgtctttttattacattttattaaagcttaaagttaaGCATGATTAAGgatgtggctgctttgagtgacaggctgtctgtgggGTGTCACCCCaatctgtgagtcagatccacccctcgctcctccagagcttcaccctcttgtccaaacatggtcacttctggctccaaaaacccaagGTCAGGCCGAACAAAATGCCAGactagaggcttcaaaacaggagtctgCAAACATCACAGCACCATCCATTAATACTATGGAGTCTATTGTCCTGAGCCTCAGGAATCTGTACTATATATATGTACTTTTTACCATAACAGCTGTtggttggggactattttcagtcaCGGATTGACACACATTTGGTGCACTAATGAGTTACTGAGGTAAGGGAGTTTATGGGGTTAAAACTATAAAATTACAGTGTTGTTATTCACAGTAATAAagaaacatgtcacccagtTATATTtgatcttttcatgggatttgttaaagaaataaagaaaacaccagACTTATTGTTTAACTGGAATGACTCATTTCAGTTTCCAACTTATAACAATAACAGTATTGGTTTTTGTTTCTGAAGTTTCCTCGATCCTAACTTATAGCTTTTTTTAGTACTTAATGTGACAGTTCAGCCAATCAAAAGGaccttttttcctcttacccgtAGTGCTTTTTATCACTCTACTGCTTTGGTGTAAGAAATGCTCAACAGCAAAGTTTCTTTTCAGAAACCTggttgctcaagataatccacagaccttgttgtgggcAGTTaaatgtgggaactattttctttcactcatatcaccatgcagaatgaggcatgcatctactcatggacaagagactcgtgcttgtgacagcacaaaatgtaaacattaatggtgtcctaaCACCACTGAGCTACCTAACATTACAGCTGAACTGTAATGTTAGGTAGCTCAGTGGtgttaggtgagctagcagtactGAACTATTGCACACTTCTTTGTGTGTGGTGAAAGAAAATAGTAAGcaagtcatgatttctagaaagagacattgctgttgagtttttcaaatggattctttttggtgctttgagcaccacaagctgagtgacatctagttccattatactggagagaaggcagacatctttacagccaatatctccaacactcagcaactcacaccaaaagaaatgtagactgataaacagcactacaggtaggagcaacaacatttatttttgattttggtgtgaaCAGTTCAaattttgaaacagaaaaacaacacactcTGGACTGACATCCTGACGAAACACAGAGAGATGGTACGAACTGCAGGGCAGGGCTGACTGCTGGCTAATCTGTCCATCTTTGTTTCTGGTTGCAATCACGTCCTTGTGTCGCTTGTTCTGAAGAGGCAGCACATCATGTCATGGCCTTGCTCCAATCACCTTCCTATTCACTTCCCAGGTGACTCGAGCTTCCCTTTGAATCCAGCAGGTTTGACATACCTGTGTCATCTCCAGACCTGCCTGAGCTGACACATTATCACTCATCTGATTTCTGGGAGTCTTTCAGAAAATTTTGcactttttaagtttttaactGAGGCAGACATTTAAGAGATTAACCTCATACCAATTGATTGAACACAAGAAAATGTTTGAGGGTGAAAACTTCGAACAAACTGAGCCAAAATCAAACTGCTGGCAGTGTgtcgctgtccatggtgctgaagtTATTGTGCTCTCCTTTCAGTCCTCCagttgtgtttcctgctgctcATTTCTTCTTCTACTCTTCACATTTCCCTCCAAAAACCCATCACAAAAAAGTTTACTTAAATCTTCATTGTCTCTGAATTGGAAACATCATGACAGTGCAATAAATGAGGAGACGGTCGTAAAAGAGATGAAGCATGTACAGCTACATACACTGCTTTTGCAATCATTTTCAATAGTATTTCAATAGTTTTCCGATATGATCAGACAGatactgaaaaatatattttattgtcaGTAATGGCTGTCATGTAGTCAGTTTGTTTATGGATATGATGCGATACTCGGACAAAGCTTCCCATGAGATCTAAAACCTGCTTTACTGGGACAGCTGGCAAGACATCAGCACTTAAATTAGTTTATATGCCGACAAAGATGGAAGGAGGCATTTTAAGGGAAAAGAAACACACTCGGTGTGTACGCTGTGTTCTCATGTCAGTGTCACTAAACTTAACGTCCATCAGCTGACACCCATAGGGAAGAAGTAAAGGTTGCTTGCTGTGTTGCACATATGTGTGAACATGTCACATCCGTCTACATGATCAtgtttatgactttttctttcagGCACCCAGATTAGCTGTACGGGGACAgcaatgtttgttttaaaacctttcaaaaacTGCTGGATCGAAACTCAAAGTAATGAAATTTGTCAATTCATTAGCACGGAGGTTACATGTCCTTCTCGACTGGAAGAATCCTCATCCACTGAGCTGGACTCAGTGGTTCAGGGAAGTGATGCAACATTTCAAACTTGAGAAATTGCCTGTtcccttaaaggataacttcggtatttttcaacctgggccctattttcccatatgtatgtgtgcgtatgattcataggtacaactcgttttaaaattggttcagtattgagggaggcggatgcagccgggagccgcgaggtagatatgggggcaaatgcgtcctgtataagtttgcgcattaaaagtgcttttttttcgccactgaccggttcagatcgccagtgctatctctgtaaatagcatactaagcgtttcccttacccttcacttcctctgggctgtgacgtcatctcgcgagagctttgcttgttgccggaagaaaacagaggaaccatgctgagcgccgctcagagtgaCGCTGtgtgtcccggagtacagttgagagttttactgcatcgattgaaaacaatggttcgtgtttgtgcttatccgaattggaagaacaggatgtcgcgcaacaccccgtacagctttcataggctgcctttgtcggacagcgagatgctgaagttgtggttagttgtgctacaaatggatgaccatcaggtctgcagtgcttacttctcccaagatgactactgccagccgaagaagagaagacatccaatcccgaaatacctcttcctcaagaaaacagctgcccgacgagtagagagagctacagacacagtggaggtaatgttatataaacaatgttcgaaacgcttagtatgctatttacagagataacactggcgatctgaaccggtcagtggcgaaaaaaagcacttttaatgtgcaaacttatacgggacgcatttgcccccgttaccgttttagctcgtttcgcggctcccggttccatccacctccctcaatactgaaccaattttagaatgagctgtacctatgaatcatacgcacacatacacatggggaaatagggcccaggttgaaaaataccgaagttgtcctttaaaggCTCTATTATGTACAATGCCTATAAAAAGTATTCACCGCCCTTAGATGTTTTCCCCTTTTGTTGCTTTTATACATGAAATCATGGTCAATACAAATTGGCTTTTTGAcaagaatttgaaaaaaaaagtgaaaacagatatttaaaaaCTAATGTCAGTTAATTAATATATATTGTGACTGACCTAATTCAACAGAGCTCCAGCTAGTTGATGCCAGCAGTGTCACGATTAGTGAAATGGAGATCGCCTGAGTGCAGTTGAAGCGTGTGAAGTGATTGTAGTAtaaaaacatctgtgtgtgGGAGGTCCAGGCTCTGGTTCATCAGTATTCCTGCTACAATTGCAACATGAAGACAAAAGAACACTCCAAGCAACTCAGAGAAAGGATCATTGAAAAGTACAAGTCAGAAGATGGCTACATAAAGATTTCCAACTCACTGGACATCCCACGGAGTTCAGTTAAATCCATCATAAAGAAATGGAAAAGGAGTATGGCACAATCTGCCTAGAGCTGGCTGTCCTCACAAACTAAGTGACCCGGGCAAGAAGAGGACTGGTGAGGGAGGCCACCAAGACACCTACAACCACTCTGAAAGAGTTGAAAGCTTCAGTGGTTCAGATGGGAGAGACTGTACATACAACTGTTGCCCGGGTTCTTCACCGGTTGAAGCTGTATGGGAGAGTGGCAAAGCGAAACCCACTGTTGAAAAAAGCCCATGTGAAATATGCCTGGAATTCGCCCAAAGGCATGTGGGAGACTCCAAGGTCAATTGGAAGAAGGTTAATTTGTCTGATGAGACAAAAATTGAGCTTTTATGCCATCACTAGACGCTATGTTTCCTGGAGGTTAATCTGACTCAGTCTGCAAGAGAACTACGACTTGGGAGaagatttatgttttttaagacAACAAGGTGAATGTTCTGGAGTGGCCCAGTCAAAGTCCAGATCTCGGTCCAATTGAGAATTTGCGCCCGATCCCCGAGGAACCTGACGAAGTGTGAGCTGTTTTGCAAGGAAGAATGGAGAAAAATTGCTGATGCTTGATTGAGACTTATCCACACAGACTCAGTGCTGTGATTGCAGCCAAAGGTGCATCTACTAAATACTGACCTGAAGGGGGTGAATATTTATGCAATCATTTCCTTTAccttatatatttttaattaactgacattattttgtaaaaatctgttttcactTTGATATTAAAGAGGGGTTTTTTGCAAATTCTTGACAAGAAAAAAGCCAAATTGTATTGATTGATTTCATGTATAAAAGCAACAAAAGGGTGAAACATCCAAGAGGGGGGTGAATACTATTTATAGGCATTGCATGTAGGTATCTGTATAAGTGTGTATGAGTTACTAAAATTCAAATGATCATACATTGCAGTCAGTGGGTTTGTATAATATTGGAACTGGCAGGCTCCTTAAACGGCTACTGAACACCTAAAAATAAATCTCAGTGGAGAGGTTTAGTGTCTCACAACAgtttaaatgctgtttttcaCTCAAAGAGAATCTAATTTTAGGGAAAACACCCAATCCTGAAGAGTCTTTGAAAGCTTTCATGAATAAAAACTGTCAAAAGCACAAAACATCAACCATCAGTGGCTTAAATTCCACATCTATAAAGTTTCAAAAACCCAAACTGTCAAACAATCAGCCAGACAAAAAGACTcagctttgaaaaataaaacaatatcttttattttttgagtgGTGTACATCACTATATGCACTAAAGGCAGGTCTATGCTCAGTTATAATGTCTTTGCTCTACATATTGAATAGTATAAAGTGATTATATGCATCTGTGTCCATTCAAAGTgtgttcctcttcctcttcatcctgtATCTCCTTTTTATCATCAAATGATGCTTGGATTCTCTGAAACATTTCAGTCAGCACTTTGATCATGATGGCACCATTAAAGATTAATGAGACAACTGTTTATTTTAACACAACAGATGTTTAAACTTGTCACATTTATTGTCCTATGTGTGATAGAACAATAAAGCTATGGAAAGTTATCGTcctaataaaacaaaatcatgtTTCATTGTATTTTTATGCAACGTTTGTTCTATTAAAGGTTAATGGATTAATATAACTTTTACGAAGCAGTGAATCCACTGAAAGCCAATGGTGCTAGAGTTCTCTGTTGAATGTTTATGGAATTTTTGgttaataaaatgttatcatAATACAATGAGACAGATGTTCCATTAAAGTCAATTAGACAATGTTTCACAGGAAGCTAATGGGATAATACATACactgaacacaaaataaataaataaaaccaagGAAGAATATTTCCATTGAATGTTAATAGAACAACAGTTATCTTTAATGAAAAGCGAATGGTGTCAGTGTACCATTGAAGATTAATCGTACAAGTTCTCCATTGAAAGTTAATGGAAATATTGGTTGATGACTTGAGTCAGTCTCAATTCAGTCACACAGATGTTCCATTCAAAGTTAATTGGACAAATGACAGTCACAACAGATCCACTGAACATCAATGGAAAAGTTACTCCATTGAAAGTAAATGCCGTTCCATTGACGTTCAATAGGtgaaatgtttaaatgaaaGTTGATGGGACAAATTCTACCGAAATTTAATAGGCCAGTGGCTCCATTTAAAAGTTAGGCATGATCTTgaatcaaaatgtaaaaaaattacCATTGAATTCCATCATATACATGAATTTTGTTATTAAAAGTAAATACACACATTATTTAGTTGACGTTAATAGTACAGTTTGCTCCACTTTAATTTCTGCAATGCAGTGATTCCTCTGAAAGCCAATGGTGCTGGGGTTCCACTGAAGATGACTTGGAAATGTTCTCCACTGAAAGTCAATGGCACTTTTTTTATGGGTGAAAATTCATGATAACCACTGAAAATCAATGGGAAAGGTCCTGAAAGTGAATGCTGTTCTATTGACATTCAGTGGCTCAAATGTCTAACTGAAAGTTAATCGGACAAATTTCACTTAAATTTAATGGGACATTGGTTCTTTTAAAAGTTATTGGGAGAGAAATGGCTTCATTGAAAGTGAATGGAACAACCGCGATCTCAGAAAGAAAGCAGATGTGGTACTTCTGTTTGTTGCCAGTTGCCATTTTCAAACACTGATTGTTCAAACTGCACGTGGACACGCATGTTGCTCAGTGTGGCCCGAAGAGTGTATATATAGTATTGTATATATATGctgtatatatacagtgtaAACATGTACTGTGTGGGTGAGTAGATAGATAACCACGCTGGAGAACACATCATCATTGGCTGATTTGACTTTCGAATGTCCTTTGGATTAATACTGTGTTGGTTTTGGAATGGGCGGTTTCATGAGGATGACTTGAGGTATTCACTTGAGCACGGGCCCCTCCTCAAAGTGGCTGCAGGAaaacaggagagaggaggaaaagtaCAGAGATGAGGGTTAGTGACGTGAAAACTGACAATCTAATTTAAGTAATATATTTAATCATCTCTCTTTGCCTGTATTTACTCGTTTATAGATTTGGTCAAGGCATTATGCAATTCAAGGGCTAATGTATCACAGTGCAAACATTTGTGTGTGAGTTCCTACCAGATTAAAGTTGTTTAGGAGGTGATCTACGTTGATGTCATCGTAGCTCTCCGGGAAGGTGTTGGGTTCGTCCCTGGACTCCTCCAGGTCGCTGGTTCCAGGATCTTCTAGGCTGTGTGTGGAAAATCAAAACACATGATTAGTTTTATTCCATAAAATTTCTTTCATGAAAAGGTAAATTCTAACACACAACCAAGAAATATCCAgccctgtcccagctgacattgggcgagaagcggggtgcaccctggacaggtcaccagactatcacagggctgacacatagagacagacaaccattcacactcacattcacacctatggacaatttagagtcaccaattaacctgcatgtctttggactgttttTTGGACTctgagtacccagagaaaacccacactgacacagggagaacatgcaaacacagaagCAGATGTGGATATTTGATCTTGGTCCAGCTGATTAGAGGGGTCAGAGATTTTTGCCTTTTTACACTAATGACTGTGCTGTGTTCATATGGTGATCCATGCTGCTGCTAAACAGTATTTCATTCACATGCTATTTTatcagaaaatcaaacctgggAGACAAACGCTGAAGCaatgaaaattattttatattattttatatttatcatttttttgtgtttatttcacaGGAGCTGGCTGGGTTCTTAAACCATAAAATGAACCTTATAAAACTAATGTCTTTGCATACAAGTCAGCTGATTTTGCTTATGCACTGCACACTCATGCACACTGACTACAGTGCCGGGTTTAAAAAGCTGCATACAAGGCTCATTTTATCATTCAAATTGTTCATTCTTTGCTGGTTAGTCTCCACTAGTGTTTTTCTTAACGACCACAGCCATGCAAACGGGCTCAAAAGAAACCCCATGATCAATACAGAATtccattaaaataatatttagatttaaatcaTGAGTTGCTTTTTTGCTTAACAAAATATCATGACACCACTGAGTGCCAAGATGGCTGCCAGTAGGAAGTCTAGACTGAGGCTTCACATTGTACCTTTAAAAAACAGCACTTTACATTCTTATCTGGCTACAGACGGTGATTTTTAAACATATGTTTGTATAAAATAACATCCCATAACATAAAAAACTGAGCTCAAGAGATTCAGGTTAGACTAAAATAAGAATGTATGGGCTGAGCTGCTTTCAGTGAGTCATCCTGTTATTTATGTTACATTCAGAGAATCAAACAAAGAGTGTAGGGAGGACTGGCTGACACCTACCTTCTCTTTCCTGTTAAGACTGAGTTCAGGTACTTTTTGACGGCCATCTGTTTGCGGAAGCGGCTGTAGTTGTCTGTGAAGATGGCGTCTGAGTGGCGCTTCACTGGCTCCTCCATCAGCTCGTCACTGGACAGGAGAGAcatcacaaaacaaacaaagagaagAATGAAGGTGTCAGAGCATCACTGCAGTTAAGAGGGCAGCAGGTCTCCATGCAAAATCAGTGCAGTGATTCATGGtgtctttcttctctttgtgtgtgtgtgtgtgtgtgtgtgtgtgtgtcaatccCTCCTGGCTGTATAACAAACATGTAATTAAGCGGTATGGCATAAATTAACCTTTAAAATGTTTAGTCATTACAAAATGCATCATCAAGCAGGTTGGGTCTTTTCATTGCAAATGGCAGGAGGTCTTCTGGTGTTAAACTGTCAACATTATAACAAAAATTAACCCCCCTACattaaataatgaaatgaagATGTATTTTCACTTTTTCCAAAACGTTTCCACAGATGTAGAAGTTACAATTTGGGGTTTTGAgattaaatatcaaaataatttATGACACTTTCATGTAATTTCATATATATTTCACTTGATTCTGGAACTAAAGGGATTTACGAAAGTCATTAATGAAATTTGGGACAGAAAAATACACTTCTTAACATTTGTATCATCAAGAACCTAACCTTTTCGCTATGGCTTTCAAGCACATTTAAagttatgtgttttaaatgCCAAAATCCTAAAAGGATAGAGGGAATGCACAGTCATTTTCTCCCTTCATAACTAaaccacacatttctttttttgtgtttttgtgagttaACTTCTGTGTCAGAGAAGCCCTGATATTTTTAAAGAACACTGAAATGGACAGTTTGTTGTACTCCAAGGAGAGATGTCGCAACTATTTCAGGGTAACATGGTGTAACTTCAGACTCCTACACCCATTTGCATTTTATCTGCACATATTTTCTACTTTTTATGTCAACTTTTTAACTGTCCACTACAAGAATTCATTGCTGCTTTGGTGTTGAAGCGACAATAATGATACATACTAACATGACACGGAGAGAATCAAagatcacaatatatttttgcCTAATACCTCCATACTGATATTGTGATGATATTTTATGGGTTGACTGTTGGTGttatcacaaaatatttacactatAAGATTTCTGATAATCATGAGTAGGCTAATCATGATAATGAGTAAGTgggtaaagacaaataaaatcagctagaacagtctgatcagttcagaaaattacatcacttaacTGTCACGCAGCCTCTAAacccaggaaaagacaacacttatgatattacaatatccaaactctaagacgatatctagtctcaCATCACGACGTTGATATAGACATATAGCCTCATATTTccttcttaaaaaaataactgcgTCAGGAAGGGGCTGATGTTGGCTTCTGTATCAGCATCAAACATTTTAAACCAGGTTTAAATAAACTTTTGATCTCTAGTTTTCAATGCGTCAAgtctaataataaaaatagatcAGCAGTCTGTACAGCCTACACTCCTGGTCCTGGCTGTCATGACTGAGAAAACGCTATTAAGTAATCCCATTTGCAAAGTTTGAGTATGAAAAACCCCCCACAAATAAATGACCTAGATAACTAAACCCGAATTTTCTCTCTATAAAAAGGGACTATTAAAAAGATGGGAAGGTCACCTACTTGACCCGCTTTCCGATCAGAGACTCCAGGTACCTCCGCGCTGAGAGCTGTCCGAGGAGTTTGCTGTATCCGCTGGTGAACAGACCGTCTGCGTGTCTCGCCGGTCTGCACGGGATCACGGGACAGTTACATTAAAATATGGTTACATTTGATGCACTAAAAACACCATATAAGACTGCAACAAATACAGAATTGACGTGCACCAGCTCCAGCTCGGAGGGTGTATTAGTTATAATCATACTAATAATGGTATAAAGCGAGCAGCGCGTTTGCTCTTTGGATGAATGAACCTGAGTCCGGAGACAAACCCCATCACATCACATTACATCCACAGGTCTAATAATacagcccttggtattttttCTTCTAAGTAGCTTCGGTTGGAAAGAACACAGGTTTTTCTTACCTCATGGATGTGTATGGCAGACTCAAAGTCCGGGAGTACAACACACTGCACAGGGCTATAAGGAAAAGCAGCTGGGGGCCGGTCCTTTGTAACATTGCTTTACACCTGAGGATGGAAACGGTAATGAGTTATTGTCCCTCTAACCTTAACACAGTGAGAATACCAAGCTATTTCCCACCAAAAAACCGACGGAAAAGatcacacactgtcctgtagCCTAGTCCTCTAATCTTAAATTAAGAGTCAAGTCGTAAATAAGTGATTGACTCCTCGAGGAACAGATAAGAAATATGAGTAGTTGAGCCACGATGATCCGTTTGGACATTGATATTAAATAAAACACTCATGTAGTCTAATGCCGAATTATGTCAGaggagagacaaaaagaaagcagCGGAATCCAATGCGTAATTACGCACGACTGGCGAGGACAAAAGGTCTTGGTATATCGCGGAGACGTTCCAACTTTTTTTGCCTCCATAGAGACCATAAGCCAGATGTAATGTGTTGAGCTTCTACTCACAGAAACGTCCTGATCCTCAAGAGTTCACTGCAAAAATGCCTTCCTATCCTCCTAAAAAGTAATCAGAGTAAATTTGATTGTGGAAATGTAAAAATCCTCCTCTGTGCATTTTTAGCTTGTACCTATTAGAGATCATTTATCCGTTCAAATTTTAGTTTCCACTACTCAAGCCACTTCTTGTCAACTGAAAAGGAACAATACAAACGAGTATTTTAGCCACGATGAACTGCGAGTATGATTTTTGTCAAATCTCTCGGTTGGTGGCATTTTTTGGCTGGGTAAAGAAAAAGAACCCAGTAGAATCCAATGCGTAATTACGCACAGCGCGGATAACAGCGAGCAGAAACCATCTCATTACGCAGCGGGGATGCTTCAGTTCTGTTGCAACCACTATTTAACGTGTCGACCCTCTGCTGCAAAGATTACAACGAGCAGTTTATTCGACGTAAAActacattttctgtcatttggaGAGATGAATCCAAAACCTGACCGGAGCgcgcaaaaaaagaaagaaaaaaaaccccacacaagTTCAGGATAACCAAACACGGAGACCACCGAGAGCCCACTATCTCAAAGaaactttaaaatatatttctataCAAATATAAAATCTTACATGTGCTCTAAAGTAAGTTGTCTGCGTTTTGTTGCGCCCGCTGCGCTGTCCAAAGTCCTGATCTCTCGAGCCGCTGCTGTATCTCCACTCTGTTTATTCGATGGCTCCTGACTCTCTTTCTGTTCGCCTTCAGCTCTGCCCCCGTTTTATACACCTGGATGTTTCTCATGGAGCACGAGGGGCCATCAGATTCGATCAGGGCCTCAGACGTCAGTAGGTCGCTGCTT contains the following coding sequences:
- the vip gene encoding VIP peptides, whose protein sequence is MCKAMLQRTGPQLLFLIALCSVLYSRTLSLPYTSMRPARHADGLFTSGYSKLLGQLSARRYLESLIGKRVNDELMEEPVKRHSDAIFTDNYSRFRKQMAVKKYLNSVLTGKRSLEDPGTSDLEESRDEPNTFPESYDDINVDHLLNNFNLPL